In the Psychromicrobium lacuslunae genome, ATGGTTCCTTCGAGCAAGCGCTTAGCATCCCGGCCAATTACCCGCTCGGCCAGGTTCAACTCTCGGTGCTCGGCTCGATCTCAAACACCAAGACTGCCACCACGCTGCGGCTGGTGGCCAAGCCTCCGGTGGTCAAGCCGTCCGGGCAGCTGCCGAACAATCTGCCGAACAATAATGGTGGACAACCCGGTGGCGGTCAATTGCCCAATACCGGTGTTGCCGGGCTGGCTATGCTGCTGACAATCAGCGCGGGTGCCCTGCTTCTGGGCAGTGCAACGCTCCTGTTCAGTCGGCGAAAGAACAGCTAAGCGTCTAGGGACAGTTGAGGGGCGTTCACCGAAAGGTGAGCGCCCCTCAGTTGTCCCTCATTACCTAGCCTTTTACCTAGTCTTTTAACTTGCCTCAAACGCCGCAATTAGGCTTCGGCGTTGAGCCGCTGGCTGATCACCGTGGAGACGCCGTCACCGCGCATGGTCACGCCGTAAAGCGCATCGGCCACCTCCATGGTGCGCTTCTGGTGAGTGATCACGATCAGCTGGCTCGATTCCTGAAGTTCTTCGAAGATGGTGATCAAACGCCCCAAGTTGGTATCGTCCAGGGCAGCCTCCACCTCGTCCATCACGTAAAACGGAGAGGGCCTAGCCTTAAAGATCGCCACTAGAAGGGCAACCGCAGTCAACGAGCGCTCACCACCGGAGAGCAGCGAAAGTCGTTTGATTTTCTTTCCTGCTGGACGCGCCTCGACCTCGATGCCGGTGGTCAGCATATCCTCCGGCTCGGTGAGCACCAGGCGTCCTTCACCGCCGGGGAATAGCCGGCCAAAGACCCGCTCGAATTGCGCGGCAGTATCAGCGTAGGCAGCGGTAAAGACCTGCTCAACCCTCTCGTCGACTTCACGGATAATGTCTAGGAGGTCTTTCCGGCTCGACTTGAGATCCTCGAGTTGGCTGGCCAGGAACTGGTGACGTTCCTCGAGCGCAGCGAACTCTTCGAGAGCCAGCGGATTCACCTTGCCGAGGGCCGCCAAATCACGCTCGGCACGTTTCAGTCGTTTTTCCTGATCCGCCCGGATAAAGGCAATGCCCTCGCGAATGGCTTGCCCGTCCTCGTCGACCGGAACCCGGAGCGCAGCCCATTTATCGGTCACCTCACCCGGCCCTAAGGGCACTAAGGTATCCGGGCCGTACTCGGTCACCAAGTGCTCGGCAGTGAGTCCAAGCTCCTCAATGGCCCTGTTCTCAAGGGCTTCAATGCGAAGCCGCTGCTGTGCCCTGGCCAGCTCGTCGCGGTGTACCGAGTCGGTCAGCTCGGCGAGCTCAGCCGCGTGCACATCGTTTTGACTGCGCACCGCGGTCAACTCGGCTTCACGTTGCGTGCGTCGTTCCTCGGCGGCGTCCCGCGCTCGACCGGCCAGGTCAACCGATACATCGGCATGTTCGAGTACCAAGGCAATGGCCTGAGCCACCGCCGCGGCTTTCCGGGCCTGGAATTGTCGTAGCTTCGCCCGCTCGGCGGCCTGCGCCCGAGCCTGCCGCTCAGTTCTGGCAGCTCGTTCCAAGGAAGCCGCCCGATTAGCTGTACTGTTCAGCTGCTCTTCGGCGCTGCGCAGACCGAGCCGGGCATCCATTTCGGCAGCCCGCGCGGCAATGGCCTGCGCGGCTAACTCATCTCGCAACTCGGTGGACGGCTCTTCGTCTTCAGGGGTCTGCTGGGCGGCAGCCAGCCGCTCGGCAACCTGCTCAAGGGCGGTTTGCTCGCGAGTAATGCTTTCCTTGGCGCGTTCGATCGAGCTAGAACTCCGTTCGCTCTCAGCCACCGCCGAGCGCAAAGTGGTAGCCAAATGCCCTAACCGCTCAGCGACAGAGGCCATCCGGGCATCTGATTCGTGCAGCTTGTCAAGCGCTGCGTCGGTGGCTAGCTGGGCGTCCTCACGCTGTGCCTGGGCTCCGGCAAGTTCAAAACCGCTGCTCTCAAGCTGGCCGGTCAATTCGCCGATCCGCCTCTCGGCTTCTTCTACTGCGGCGAGTAATTCAAGTTGTGAAGGTGCCGAGGCCGAGCCGCCGCGCACCACCAGGGCACTGAAGATATCGCCGGCCGCGGTGACAGCGGTCAAGCTGGCGTCCTGCGAAATCACCTGCTGCGCTTGTTCGAGGCTGTCTACGACGACGACCTCGGCCAGTGCCAGTTGTAGCGCGCCATCGATGCCGGGCTCTGCGGTGATCAATTCCAGGGCGGCGACTGCCCCCGTCACCTTGGCCGCAACGGTTGCCGCATTTCCGGGTTTGGAAGATTTTCTCGGCGGGCCCGGTAACACCAATTCCACTCGGCCGGCGTCTTCTCGCTTCGCCCATTCCAACGCTTGCGCCGCCGCCTCAAGATCAGCGACAGCCACCGCGTCGGCTAGCGAGCCGAGGGCGGCGGCTATGGCAGTTTCGTAGCCTGCGCGGACCACCATCATCGCGGAAACACTTTTCAGCACGCCCTGCTGCCCCGCGGCCAGCAGCAGTTCGCTACCATCCTTGCGTTGCAAGCCAACCCGTAACGCGTCCCGGCGCGCCATCATCGATTCGCGTTCTCGCTCCGCCGCCTGTTGTTTAGCCTTCAGCTCGTCGATTTTCGCAACGATCTCGCTCAGCGCGTCATTGGCCTCCTCATAGTCGGAATCGAGGGACTCTTCGCCTTCTTCGACGCCGGCGATTTGGGACTCCAATGCGGTGAATTCTTGCTGAGCTGCTGTCCTGCGCTGCTCGGCAGATGCCTGCGCCTCATGCAATCGACCAAGCTCAGCTTCGGCGGCTTCCACCCTGGAGCGGGCGGCAGCCACCTGCCCGGCAAGTCTGGCCAGACCTTCACGACGGTCGGCGGCGGCCCGCAGAATGCTGGTCAACCGCTGCTCCTCGGCTTTAGCGGCTTCCTCGGCAGAACTACGCGCCTCAAGAGCTGTTTCAAGACCGGCCCGTCGCTGCTGCAAATCGGCTTGCAGTGCGGCTTCCTCTTCGCGGACCCTGGCCGCCTGCTGTTCGAGCTGTTCCGGATCCCGACCATTCTCTTGCACCGTATCGCTACTGCCCAAAAGCCTGCGACGTTCCGCCGCCAGGTTTCCGAGCGAACGTAGCCGCTCACGCTGGGAGGAGAGTTGGTACCAGGTGTCCCGGGCGGCGTTGAGCAAGGGGGTGGCTTGCGCCGCGAGTTGCTCAAGTTCGGCTTGCCGTTCCCGGCCGAGCTGTAAAGCCGATTCGACTTCCGCGCGACGGGCCTTTAAAGCTGTTTCGTCGGCGACTTCCTGTTCCAGGGTGCTCTGCAAAGTGACTAGATCGTCGGCCAGCAGGCGCGCCCTAGCGTCCCGCACCTCGAACTGCACACTCTGCGCCCGGCGAGCCACTTCGGCTTGTTTTCCCAACGGCGTCAGCTGTCGCCTGATTTCGCTGGTCAGATCGCTGAGCCTGGTCAGGTTGGCTTGCATAGCTTCCAGCTTGCGTAAGGTCTTTTCCTTGCGCCGCCGGTGTTTCAGGATACCGGCGGCCTCCTCGATGAAGCCGCGCCGGTCCTCCGGAGTGGCATGCAGCACCTTGTCGAGTTGGCCCTGTCCAACGATGACATGCATTTCGCGGCCCAGGCCGGAATCTGAAAGCAGTTCCTGAATGTCCAGCAAGCGGGCGGTGGCGCCGTTGATCGCGTATTCGCTGCCGCCGGTGCGGAAAAGCGTTCTCGAGATCGTCACTTCGCTGTAGTCGATGGGCAGCGCGCCGTCGGCGTTGTCAATGGTCAGCGACACCTGGGCCCGCCCCAGTGGCGGCCGCCCCGCGGTACCGGCGAAAATCACGTCTTCCATCTTGCCGCCACGCAGTGTTTTCGCGCCCTGCTCCCCCATCACCCAGGCGAGCGCGTCCACCACGTTTGACTTACCGGACCCGTTCGGCCCGACCACCGCTGTTACGCCCGGTTCGAAGTCAAAAGTGGTCGCCGAGGCAAAGGATTTGAAGCCTCTGAGCGTGAGGCTTTTCAGATGCACCTAAATCCCGTCTCTGGCTGCTTGATCCACTGAAGATGACATGCCAATAATCTACTGGTATTCCGGCGAAAACACCGTCATTTGACGGCGACTACTTTGGCGCAGCTTGGGGAATTCTTTAGTTCACCAATGTCCGTTTCGCGGGGTTGGCTGGCAGCGCGGGCAGAAATATGAGGAGCGATTCATGAAGGTGTCGCGCCGGATCAGGGTGGCCAGGCCAAGCTGTTCGCAGCGGCGGCACGGCTCGCCTTCTCGCCCGTAAGCGTTCAGTGAACGTTCGAAGTACCCCGATGCCCCGTTGACGTTGACGTAGAGCGAGTCGAAGCTGGTGCCGCCCGCAGCGAGGGCGGCCAGCATCACCGCTTTCACGTTCTCGACCAGTAGTTCGACCTCGGCGGTACGAAGATTCTCGGTCGCCCGCGCGTAGTGCAGTTTGCTGGCCCAGAGCGCCTCATCTGCGTAGATATTGCCGATCCCGGAAATCAGCGACTGGTCAAGCAGAGCCCTCTTCAGCCCGGTCTTGCGACGTTTGAGCGCCTGTCTAAAAGCAGGCAACGAGAAAGCGGGGTCGAGCGGGTCGCGGGCAATATGGGCCGCTTCGGCGGCGATCAAGGAGGCGGTAGTCGCGTCGCCGCCGGCATCGCTCTCACCGCTCTGCCCGCCGGGCAGGCCGTCCGGGGTCGGTACCAAGGTGGTGACGAAAAGGCCGCCAAAAATACGTTGATCAATGAATCTCAACTCGCTGGGCTCTTCCCCGCTCAGCCGCAGCCTAACCCGCAAATGCTTCTCGTCTGCCTGGCCGGCATCTTGCAAAACCAACTGGCCGCTCATGCCCAGGTGGGCCATCAGCGCCACTGGCACGGCGGGGGCTGGCAGTTCCGGATCATTGAGCGGCATCCAGAGGAATTTTCCACGCCGCACCACCGATTCGACCCGGGTGCCGAGCAGTTGTCCGCGAAAATCTTCGGCTCCGAGTGCGTGGCGGCGGATCGAGCGCGGATCAAGAACCTGGACTTCTTCAATCCGGCGACCAACGAGCCAGCGTTGCAGTCCTCGTCTGACAACTTCGACCTCGGGGAGCTCAGGCATTAGCTCTCGGTGCTGTGTAGGTCATGCCAGCTGCTCGCCGCAGCGTTTTGCTCGGCTTCTTTCTTAGAGTTACCTTCACCGCTGGAGTAACGCAGCGCGCCCATCAGCAGAGTGGCTCGGTAGATTCGGGCATGATCTGGGCCATCACCGATCACTTCGTAACGCACCTGGCCCAGCTGGTGACTCGCCGCATATTCCTGGATGCTGGTTTTCCAGTCGGTGGCCGCGCCGAGTGCAGCGGCGTCCTGAAGCAAGTCGCCGACCAGCCGCAACACCAGTTTGCGTGCGGTCTCAATACCCTGGCAGATATAAGTCGCGCCGATCAGCGCTTCCATCGTGTCAGCGAGAATCGACGACTTGTTTTTCCCGTTAGTGAGCAGTTCGCCCTGGCCAAGCAGAATGAACTCTCCCACGCCAAGGTCCCGGGCAATGGTGGCCAATGCTCGGGTGCTCACTACCGCAGAGCGCCGCTTGGCTAACTCTCCTTCGGCCAATTCCGGATTGTCACGGAATAGGGCATCGGTGACCGAGAAACCCAGCACCGAATCGCCGAGGAACTCCAGGCGTTCGTTAGTTGGCAAGCCGCCATGCTCATAGGCGTAGGAACGGTGTGTCAGGGCAAGACGAAGCGTCTCGGCGTCGATGACGACGCCGAGACGCTTCAGAAGCTCTTGATTATCCGGTGCTACGCTGCGGGACGAAGGCATATCAGCCTAGATCATTGTCGAAACGACAACGATGCTTAGACGTCAGCGACCTTGCGGCCCTTGTATTCCAGGAACAGCGCGGTGCCAGCCGAGTCGGTGACAACCTTGGCCTGGTGCGGCAGCGAGTAGCTGACTCGACCGTTCTCGATGGTCTTCACCAGGTTGGGCGCGGTGGCCTTCCACTGGGCACGGCGGGCGCGCGTATTGGCACGGGACATCTTCCGCTTGGGAACAGCCACGGCTAACTCTTTTCTCTCTTCGCGCCCCTGATTTTGCTCGGAACGCAGTTACGGCTAAAACTAGTTTTCTTGGTTCTCTGTCAAACCGCTCAGAGCGGCCCAACGAGGGTCCAAAACCTCGTGATGATGACCCGGATTATCGGCCAGTCGAATTCCGCACTCGGAACACAAACCTGGGCAGTCCTCCCGGCACACCGGTTGGAAGGGTAGTGCAGTGACCACCACATCCCGCAGCAAAGGTTCGAGATCGATAGTATCGTGCTCAACCAAACGCTGCTCGTCGTCCATGGTTTCATTCTCGTCTTCTTTGGCGGCTCGCACCGGGGCGAGACCTTCAAAGAAAAACATTTCCTGAATATCCACGTCGAGGTCATACGCAAGGGGATCTAGGCATCGGCTGCACTCGCCCACCACGTGGACACCAGCAGTTCCCGAAACAAAGATTCCTTCGTGTACGGCCTCAAGGTTCAGTTCCAGCTCAATGCTTGAGCCTTGCTGAACACCGATCAAAGCCACTCCGAGATCACTCGGCGCTGCCACTGACTCCACCAGGGTGTGAGTACTGCCTGGATTGCGAGCAAGATCCTTGACCGCAATAACCAGAGCCGAACCCGGATGTGACCGCCCGCTCGCGTTAATGAGAACTCCCGAAGAAAAACATATGACCGACGTATTATCTTAGCGTGAAAGGCCCGCCAGCCTCAAACTGCGCCGGTTATCGGCGTTTCATCACTGTGTTCTCAGTTCCGCCAATCGGCGCTGCACGCCGCGCGGCACATAATCTGAGACGTCACCGCCTAATCCGGAAACCTCTTTAATCATGGTCGAGGACAGATGCAGGTAGCGGGATTCCGCGGCCAGAAAGACGGTTTCTACACCGCTCAATTGCCGATTCATGGTCGCCATCGGGACTTCGTAGTCAAAATCTGAGGAGGAGCGCAAACCCTTAACAATGGCGCTCGCACCGCGTTGATGGCAGTACTCGGCTAGCAGACCTTGCCCCATCGGCTCGATCACGATGCCCCGCAACGCCGCCAACGATTCTTGAGCCATCTCTAAGCGCTGTTCCAAGCTGAACAAGTATTTCTTCGAATAATTCGTCGATACCGCAACAATGACCTCGTCAAAGAGGCTTGCGGCACGGGCGATCACCTCAAGGTGGCCGTTATGAAGCGGGTCAAAGGATCCGGGGCAGACAACGCGGCGCATATCTCCAATCTATCGGTTCACTCGGCTGGCTAGCCGTTTTATGCCGCCATGTTGCGGTAATTCCAAGCCAGTTGCCACGGCTCCGACCGAAGCCGCGCCGAAGTGGATAGGCTGGCGGTATGACGATCCCCTGGCAACGCACCGCTGAAGGAGCAAATCTGCTCTCCCCCGACGGCCACTTAGGCGTGACGATCTTTGAGGAAATCACCAGCTTGGCCAGCCAGACCGGGGCTATTAATCTGGGCCAGGGCTTCCCTGATCAAGATGGGCCGCAGCTGATCAAGGACAAGGTGATTGAGGCGATCCGGGATGGCGCCAATCAGTATGCGCCGGGGAAGGGCATCGTCAGCCTGCGTGAAGCCATCGCTCGCCACCAGCAACGTTTTTACGGCCTCAGCCTCGACCCGGAACGCGAGGTTCTCGTTACTACCGGTGCCACCGAAGCCATCGCCGCGAGCATTATGGCTTTTGCTGGACCGGGCGATGAGGTGCTCAGCTTCGAGCCGTTTTATGACTCTTACGGTGCCATCATTGCGCTCTCGGGCGCACAGCACATCACCGTGCCGCTCGAGGCGCCGCATTTTCAGCCCGATCTCGAACAGCTGGAAAATGCATTTTCAGAGCGCACTCGGATCGTTGTGCTGAATAATCCGCACAACCCCTCCGGTGCTGTCTTTGGCCGCGAGGTCTTGGAGCGGATCGTCGAGCTAGCCGAGCGCCATGACGCGTTGATTGTCTCGGATGAGGTCTACGAGCATCTCACCTTCGGGGTGCCGCATCTACCGATCGCGGCCATGCCCGGCGCGTTTGAACGCACCATTAGCATTTCCTCGGCCGGCAAGACTTTTTCCTTCACTGGCTGGAAAATCGGCTGGGCCAGCGGACCGGCCGATCTGATCGCCGCGATTCGCACCGTGAAGCAATTTCTGACTTACTCTTCCGGGACTCCTTTCCAAGCGGCGGTAGCCTGGGGGCTGGATCAGGGCGACGACTTCTATGCGGAGATCGCCACCGATCTGGCGCGCAAACGCGATGTTTTGACGGCCGGACTGACCGCCGCCGGGCTGAGCGTTTATTTGCCGCAAGGCAGCTACTTCATCAACGCCGATGTCGCTCCGCTGGGGGTTCAGGATGCGGCGGAACTCGCACGTAAATTACCTGAGTTGATCGGAGTGGCGGCGATCCCGGTTTCGGTGTTCTGCCACCCGGCCGGGGCGCGGCGGCATCGCAGCCTACTGCGATTCGCTTTTTGCAAGCGGGTGGAGGTGCTCCGCGAAGCTGCCGAGCGGCTCGCCACTCTTGGGGAGCGGCTCTGAAAAAGATGCTTAAGGGACTCGGTCAGCACGCCGAGATCCGGGCCGACGAATTTGTTCCCGGCGCCTTCGTGCTGAGTGTTGGCGGTGCGGATCAGTCTCAAGTTAATCTCGCCGATCCGGGCAATATTTTCTACGAATACCTACGCCGGATCGCCAATTTACTTGACCTCTTCCGTCCTGCTGGAGAGCCCATTAAGGTGCTACATCTGGGTGCCGGGGCCTTGACTCTGGCCCGCTACCTAGCGGTCTCCCGGCCCGGTTCAGAGCAGTTCGCGGTCGAGTTAGAACGTGAACTGCTCGATTTTGTTCTCGAGCAGTTGCCAATGCCGGACGGCAGTAAATTACGCACCTTGATCGGTGATGCACGCTGGGCTCTCCCAGAGCTCGCAGCAGACGGCCCCTTCGATGCCATCGTGCTGGATATTTTTTCCGGTCCGGCGGCTCCCGAGCATATTGCTCACCGAGATTTTTACCGGGAGGCTGCCGCTTTGCTGGCGCCTGAAGGTATGTTGCTGATAAATATTGGCGACGAGCCTGGGCTCACTCTGGTGCGCAGCCAATCCCGGGCATTGCGATCGCTGCTGCCGGCGACGATTCTGACCGGTGAGAGCAGCATGTTCAGCTCTCGATATCCTGGCAATCTCATTCTGGCCGCCAGCAAGAGGGAGAGCTGGCCGGTGTCCTGGACTGAGGGGCTGCTCGCCGCTGGTCCGCATCCCTGTCGAGTGGTCGAAGGCGTCGAGCTCGACGAGTTCAGCTGACTCAACTGGTTCAGTTGAGCCAGTTGAGTCAGCTGCTTCAGCTGGTGCAACTAATTCTGTTGGCAAGCATTCATTCGGTGGCTGTCGGCGCTTCCTCACCGCGCTCTGCTGGCTCCGCGAACCACAGCACGGTTTCCCCATAGCTGCGTTCGGAAAACCGTATCAGACCCTCCGGCCAGCTGGGTTCCGGGCTCCGCGAAGAACGTTCCACCACCACCACGGCGGCTTCTGCCAATTGTGGAGCTAACTGTTTCAGTACTGCGGCGAGCTCTGGCTCGGTCAGTGGATAAGGCGGATCGAGGAACACCAGATCCCAGGGGTCCACCACTTTCTGCAGGAAGCTTTCCACCTTCGCCCGGTGCACCGAGACGGAGGCTTCAGCGCCAGCCTCCCGGTTAGCTTCGCGGTGGAGCTTGCTGGCGGACTTTGAGCTAAGCCGATTGACGAGCTGAGCATTTTGTTTGGCCACTGCTGCCGCCCGGGCATCGCTTTCCACCAGCGCGACGAAGCTAGCCCCTCGACTGGCGCTTTCAATGCCTAGGGCACCGGAGCCTGCATAGAGATCAAGCACCCTCGAGCGCTTGATCACATCCATCGCCTCGAGCCGGGAAAAGAGTGCTTCTTTGACCCTATCCGTGGTGGGTCTGGTGGCACTACCGGGGACTGAGTGTAGAGAGTGTCCGCCCGCGATACCGGCAATGATCCTGCTCATCCGAGTCTCACGCTCCCTCGACCAGGCTGTTGAAGCGGTGGGATTGTTGTCCGTTCCGGTGCTGCGCCGCGCCCGTTGCCGGGCTAACCTCGTTCAAGGAAGGCCTCCTTCTCCGGATTGAGTGAAGCTTCAATGGCCTCCTCAAGATCGGGGTGTGCACTCAGAGTCGGGTCAGCCGCGATGAGCGCGCTGGCATCTGCCCGGGCTTGCTCAATGAGCTCTTCATGATCGAGTACCCGGAGCAAGCGTAAGGCGCTCCGACCGCCCGATTGGCTGGCGCCTAAAATGTCGCCCTCCCGCCGCAGCTTGAGATCTTCCTGGGACAGCGCAAAACCGTCAGTGGTAGCGGCGACAGCGTCGATTCGGCGGCGACTGGGGTGCTCTGGCTCCAGCTCGGTGACCAGCAGCGCGGTTCCCGGCAAGCCACCACGCCCGACCCGGCCACGCAGCTGATGCAGTTGGGAAATCCCGAAGCGATCGGCATCCATGATCACCATCAAGGTGGCGTTCGGCACATCCACGCCAACCTCGATCACCGTGGTGGAGACCAGAACATGCACCAAACCCGCGGCGAAGTCGGCCATCACGCGGCTCTTCTCGGCCGGATCTAACTTGCCGTGCAGAGCCTCGATCCGGCAGCCTACTAGGCTCGGTTCACGGCGAAGTTGCTCAACCATCTCGATAACCGAGGTCAGTTCTCGCGACTCCCCCGCTGAATCCTCGGGTTCATCGCCGCTGGCGGCCTCGCTGCCTTCTTGCTCGCCGATCCTGGGGCAAACCACATAGACCTGGTGTCCGGCGTCGATTTCCTCTCGGCTGCGTTGCCAAATCCGTCGGGACCATCCTGGATTCTCAGCCAGACCAACAACAAAACTGGAGATCGGGGCCCGGCCAGCTGGCAACTCTTTGAGCACCGAGGTCTCCAGATCACCGAAGACAGTCATGGCGACAGTTCGCGGGATAGGAGTCGCCGTCATCACCAGAAGATGCGGCGGATGGGCTGCTTTG is a window encoding:
- the smc gene encoding chromosome segregation protein SMC, producing MHLKSLTLRGFKSFASATTFDFEPGVTAVVGPNGSGKSNVVDALAWVMGEQGAKTLRGGKMEDVIFAGTAGRPPLGRAQVSLTIDNADGALPIDYSEVTISRTLFRTGGSEYAINGATARLLDIQELLSDSGLGREMHVIVGQGQLDKVLHATPEDRRGFIEEAAGILKHRRRKEKTLRKLEAMQANLTRLSDLTSEIRRQLTPLGKQAEVARRAQSVQFEVRDARARLLADDLVTLQSTLEQEVADETALKARRAEVESALQLGRERQAELEQLAAQATPLLNAARDTWYQLSSQRERLRSLGNLAAERRRLLGSSDTVQENGRDPEQLEQQAARVREEEAALQADLQQRRAGLETALEARSSAEEAAKAEEQRLTSILRAAADRREGLARLAGQVAAARSRVEAAEAELGRLHEAQASAEQRRTAAQQEFTALESQIAGVEEGEESLDSDYEEANDALSEIVAKIDELKAKQQAAERERESMMARRDALRVGLQRKDGSELLLAAGQQGVLKSVSAMMVVRAGYETAIAAALGSLADAVAVADLEAAAQALEWAKREDAGRVELVLPGPPRKSSKPGNAATVAAKVTGAVAALELITAEPGIDGALQLALAEVVVVDSLEQAQQVISQDASLTAVTAAGDIFSALVVRGGSASAPSQLELLAAVEEAERRIGELTGQLESSGFELAGAQAQREDAQLATDAALDKLHESDARMASVAERLGHLATTLRSAVAESERSSSSIERAKESITREQTALEQVAERLAAAQQTPEDEEPSTELRDELAAQAIAARAAEMDARLGLRSAEEQLNSTANRAASLERAARTERQARAQAAERAKLRQFQARKAAAVAQAIALVLEHADVSVDLAGRARDAAEERRTQREAELTAVRSQNDVHAAELAELTDSVHRDELARAQQRLRIEALENRAIEELGLTAEHLVTEYGPDTLVPLGPGEVTDKWAALRVPVDEDGQAIREGIAFIRADQEKRLKRAERDLAALGKVNPLALEEFAALEERHQFLASQLEDLKSSRKDLLDIIREVDERVEQVFTAAYADTAAQFERVFGRLFPGGEGRLVLTEPEDMLTTGIEVEARPAGKKIKRLSLLSGGERSLTAVALLVAIFKARPSPFYVMDEVEAALDDTNLGRLITIFEELQESSQLIVITHQKRTMEVADALYGVTMRGDGVSTVISQRLNAEA
- the mutM gene encoding bifunctional DNA-formamidopyrimidine glycosylase/DNA-(apurinic or apyrimidinic site) lyase, whose protein sequence is MPELPEVEVVRRGLQRWLVGRRIEEVQVLDPRSIRRHALGAEDFRGQLLGTRVESVVRRGKFLWMPLNDPELPAPAVPVALMAHLGMSGQLVLQDAGQADEKHLRVRLRLSGEEPSELRFIDQRIFGGLFVTTLVPTPDGLPGGQSGESDAGGDATTASLIAAEAAHIARDPLDPAFSLPAFRQALKRRKTGLKRALLDQSLISGIGNIYADEALWASKLHYARATENLRTAEVELLVENVKAVMLAALAAGGTSFDSLYVNVNGASGYFERSLNAYGREGEPCRRCEQLGLATLIRRDTFMNRSSYFCPRCQPTPRNGHW
- the rnc gene encoding ribonuclease III gives rise to the protein MPSSRSVAPDNQELLKRLGVVIDAETLRLALTHRSYAYEHGGLPTNERLEFLGDSVLGFSVTDALFRDNPELAEGELAKRRSAVVSTRALATIARDLGVGEFILLGQGELLTNGKNKSSILADTMEALIGATYICQGIETARKLVLRLVGDLLQDAAALGAATDWKTSIQEYAASHQLGQVRYEVIGDGPDHARIYRATLLMGALRYSSGEGNSKKEAEQNAAASSWHDLHSTES
- the rpmF gene encoding 50S ribosomal protein L32, giving the protein MAVPKRKMSRANTRARRAQWKATAPNLVKTIENGRVSYSLPHQAKVVTDSAGTALFLEYKGRKVADV
- a CDS encoding YceD family protein; protein product: MVIAVKDLARNPGSTHTLVESVAAPSDLGVALIGVQQGSSIELELNLEAVHEGIFVSGTAGVHVVGECSRCLDPLAYDLDVDIQEMFFFEGLAPVRAAKEDENETMDDEQRLVEHDTIDLEPLLRDVVVTALPFQPVCREDCPGLCSECGIRLADNPGHHHEVLDPRWAALSGLTENQEN
- the coaD gene encoding pantetheine-phosphate adenylyltransferase — protein: MRRVVCPGSFDPLHNGHLEVIARAASLFDEVIVAVSTNYSKKYLFSLEQRLEMAQESLAALRGIVIEPMGQGLLAEYCHQRGASAIVKGLRSSSDFDYEVPMATMNRQLSGVETVFLAAESRYLHLSSTMIKEVSGLGGDVSDYVPRGVQRRLAELRTQ
- a CDS encoding aminotransferase class I/II-fold pyridoxal phosphate-dependent enzyme, with the translated sequence MTIPWQRTAEGANLLSPDGHLGVTIFEEITSLASQTGAINLGQGFPDQDGPQLIKDKVIEAIRDGANQYAPGKGIVSLREAIARHQQRFYGLSLDPEREVLVTTGATEAIAASIMAFAGPGDEVLSFEPFYDSYGAIIALSGAQHITVPLEAPHFQPDLEQLENAFSERTRIVVLNNPHNPSGAVFGREVLERIVELAERHDALIVSDEVYEHLTFGVPHLPIAAMPGAFERTISISSAGKTFSFTGWKIGWASGPADLIAAIRTVKQFLTYSSGTPFQAAVAWGLDQGDDFYAEIATDLARKRDVLTAGLTAAGLSVYLPQGSYFINADVAPLGVQDAAELARKLPELIGVAAIPVSVFCHPAGARRHRSLLRFAFCKRVEVLREAAERLATLGERL
- a CDS encoding spermidine synthase, producing MLKGLGQHAEIRADEFVPGAFVLSVGGADQSQVNLADPGNIFYEYLRRIANLLDLFRPAGEPIKVLHLGAGALTLARYLAVSRPGSEQFAVELERELLDFVLEQLPMPDGSKLRTLIGDARWALPELAADGPFDAIVLDIFSGPAAPEHIAHRDFYREAAALLAPEGMLLINIGDEPGLTLVRSQSRALRSLLPATILTGESSMFSSRYPGNLILAASKRESWPVSWTEGLLAAGPHPCRVVEGVELDEFS
- the rsmD gene encoding 16S rRNA (guanine(966)-N(2))-methyltransferase RsmD, whose amino-acid sequence is MSRIIAGIAGGHSLHSVPGSATRPTTDRVKEALFSRLEAMDVIKRSRVLDLYAGSGALGIESASRGASFVALVESDARAAAVAKQNAQLVNRLSSKSASKLHREANREAGAEASVSVHRAKVESFLQKVVDPWDLVFLDPPYPLTEPELAAVLKQLAPQLAEAAVVVVERSSRSPEPSWPEGLIRFSERSYGETVLWFAEPAERGEEAPTATE